A region of Nakaseomyces glabratus chromosome M, complete sequence DNA encodes the following proteins:
- the UBP15 gene encoding ubiquitin-specific protease UBP15 (CAGL0M13783g~Ortholog(s) have thiol-dependent ubiquitin-specific protease activity), whose protein sequence is MGTNVEEVGEIVETIDLGKSIDEVFPELEEDQEVLVEGSFTWRIDKWSELKEHKYMSPRSQVGEYQWDVLLFPHGNHNKGLAIYLEPHPEEEKDETTGELKPVDPEWYCCAQFAIALSRPDDDQEINLVNKSNHRFNSLDTDWGFANFVDLGSLKYPSKGRNRGFLNDDKLNITVFVRILKDPTGVLWHNFINYDSKKMTGYVGFRNQGATCYLNSLLQSYFFTKYFRRLVYQIPTENESPNNSVPLALQRSFYQLQVSKFPLDTLELTRSFGWDSAEAFTQHDVQELNRILMDRLENRMKGTSVEGMLNEIFVGKMKSYIKCIDVDYESSRVEDFWDLQLNVKNMKGLKESFDNYIEIELLNGENQYQAQDYGLQDAEKGVIFESFPPVLHLQLKRFEYDFNYDQMIKVNDRYEFPETIDLSPYLEDSKKEKENNCVYNLHGVLVHAGDISTGHYYTLIKPGLEDQWYRFDDERVWKVTKNQVFEENYGLDALPDDKLRTMTREQYQEYVLARHTSAYMLVYIRSDREDQLLQPVLESEVPKHVIERVQEEIKEREEKEREIREAHLYFQIHCYTTEDFIDYQGFDLCAHEKFGFFSQDLQKRNGSSGLSMRVLRSTKIKDLFGNIKENLDIPHEREVRYWRMTNRRNNTLRLEHPINSIMDNITLDEALNSEEEGLVSSIDIFVEEPYLELQYLVEQKKNGNLDTAILTKNMIQNLRINLDKLVPAESIPTVIDYNSAGQETLFLKIFSKKSQSMRGFGVCTLSQTSKVSEISNLINIALETKDEISFIEEIQPGHIEKIEGNDELYMAELGTGDILCFNDPVNDKIDEETSNSIYPPCQDNVEFYHYLRHRVKIRLSRTNGNDGSNEQDTNGAKAPEAISLWVSAYISYPDFAEAVARHVKVNPEFLKVYALYANGRFALKSNSILNDYLLKDYNCDEIPPFEYEILSMPLKELEHLRPIKFYWLKSSYLHFQCMELEVPNNCTIGEFLDKVQQKLQFTDEDRKNILLWTNHNSQFQNVLAEDNTFKNLGKTSLLFGRVLKEEVDLIKGLNDPANSMDSGIDNEIDLVSDSNHQRPVVNGKLIIVGQYFKDPQNKHGISFLFNLVPGENFIQTRERLHQKFGLGQREFAKVKMVISLNTSDGTVTKSLQNYTDEELSRIYLFDIMNNLDYIYFDHPDRLKSHNSSDRPMVIKS, encoded by the coding sequence ATGGGAAcaaatgttgaagaagtGGGAGAGATAGTAGAAACAATTGATCTAGGGAAGAGCATTGATGAGGTTTTTCCAGAACTAGAGGAAGATCAGGAAGTATTGGTGGAAGGCTCGTTTACATGGAGAATAGATAAATGGTCCGAACTGAAAGAGCATAAATACATGTCTCCTAGGAGCCAAGTGGGAGAATATCAATGGGATGTATTGTTATTCCCACATGGTAATCATAACAAGGGATTGGCGATATACCTGGAGCCACATCCTGAAGAGGAGAAGGATGAAACTACGGGCGAGTTGAAGCCCGTTGATCCTGAATGGTACTGCTGTGCACAATTTGCCATTGCATTGTCAAGGCCTGATGATGACCAAGAGATAAATCTGGTGAATAAATCAAATCATAGGTTTAATTCTCTGGATACCGATTGGGGCTTCGCAAATTTTGTAGATCTAGGAAGCTTGAAATATCCATCAAAGGGGAGAAATAGAGGGTTTTTGAATGACgataaattgaatataaCTGTTTTTGTACGGATACTGAAAGATCCAACTGGTGTGTTGTGGCATAACTTCATAAATTATGACTCAAAGAAGATGACTGGTTATGTCGGTTTCAGAAACCAAGGTGCTACATGTTATCTCAACTCATTATTACAATCttattttttcacaaaataCTTCAGAAGATTGGTATATCAAATACCTACTGAGAATGAGAGCCCCAATAATAGTGTGCCGCTAGCTCTACAAAGGTCATTCTATCAATTACAAGTATCGAAATTTCCACTAGACACATTGGAACTAACCAGATCCTTTGGGTGGGACAGTGCAGAAGCATTCACACAGCATGATGTCCAGGAGCTGAATAGAATATTGATGGACAGATTGGAGAATAGAATGAAAGGCACATCGGTTGAAGGTATGCTGAATGAAATCTTTGTCGGGAAGATGAAGAGTTATATCAAGTGTATAGATGTTGATTATGAATCTTCTAGGGTGGAAGATTTCTGGGACCTTCAATTAAACGTGAAAAATATGAAGGGTTTGAAAGAGTCATTTGATAACtatattgaaattgaattGTTAAATGGTGAGAATCAGTATCAAGCACAAGATTATGGCTTACAGGATGCAGAAAAAGGTGTCATATTTGAAAGTTTCCCACCGGTACTGCATTTGCAATTGAAGCGTTTTGAATATGACTTTAATTATGATCAAATGATAAAAGTTAATGACAGATATGAATTCCCGGAAACGATAGATTTGTCCCCTTATTTGGAAgattcaaaaaaagaaaaagaaaataattgTGTATACAATTTGCACGGTGTGTTGGTTCATGCCGGAGACATTTCGACCGGCCACTACTACACATTAATCAAGCCTGGTTTGGAAGATCAATGGTATAGATTCGATGATGAAAGGGTTTGGAAAGTAACAAAGAATCAAGTCTTCGAAGAGAACTATGGTTTAGATGCTTTGCCAGATGATAAGCTTAGAACAATGACAAGAGAACAATATCAGGAATATGTCCTTGCTAGACATACAAGTGCTTATATGCTGGTATATATTAGAAGCGACAGGGAAGATCAACTATTGCAACCGGTTTTAGAGAGTGAAGTCCCAAAACATGTTATCGAGAGGGTTCAGGAAGAAATTAAGGAGAGAGAGGAAAAGGAAAGAGAGATTAGAGAAGCGCACTTGTactttcaaattcattgTTATACCACGGAAGACTTTATTGACTATCAAGGGTTTGACTTATGTGCTCATGAGAAATTTGGATTTTTCTCTCAAGATTTACAGAAACGGAATGGTAGTAGCGGGTTAAGTATGCGAGTGCTTAGGTCgacaaaaattaaagatctatttggaaatataaaagaaaatctaGATATTCCCCATGAAAGAGAGGTTAGGTATTGGAGAATGACTAATAGAAGGAACAACACTCTGAGACTTGAACATCCGATAAACTCGATAATGGATAACATTACACTTGATGAAGCTTTAAATTCAGAGGAAGAGGGCTTAGTATCTTCGattgatatatttgttgaGGAACCCTATTTAGAGTTGCAGTATCTAGTcgaacaaaagaaaaatggcaACTTGGATACGGCGattttaacaaaaaatatgattCAGAATCTAAGAATAAATCTCGATAAGTTAGTACCGGCTGAAAGTATTCCAACAGTCATAGATTATAATTCAGCCGGGCAAGAAACtctatttttgaagatattTTCCAAGAAATCACAAAGTATGAGAGGATTTGGTGTATGCACATTAAGTCAAACTTCTAAGGTAAGTGAAATTTCTaatttaattaatattgCGTTGGAAACCAAAGATGAGATTTCATTCATTGAAGAGATTCAACCGGGACATATTGAGAAAATTGAGGGCAACGATGAACTGTATATGGCTGAATTAGGAACGGGTGACATTTTATGTTTTAATGACCCCGTAAATGACAAGATCGACGAGGAAACTTCAAATTCCATATATCCACCATGTCAAGATAATGTGGAGTTTTACCACTATTTGAGGCACCGTGTTAAGATTAGGCTTTCAAGGACAAATGGTAATGATGGAAGTAATGAGCAAGACACAAATGGGGCCAAGGCTCCAGAGGCGATATCGCTTTGGGTTTCCGCTTATATTTCTTACCCTGATTTTGCAGAAGCAGTCGCAAGGCATGTCAAGGTGAACCCGGAATTTTTGAAGGTGTACGCACTGTATGCTAACGGCAGATTTGCACTGAAATCAAACTCTATCTTGAATGATTATTTACTAAAGGATTATAATTGCGATGAAATACCTCCTTTTGAATATGAGATACTTTCGATGCCATTGAAAGAGCTCGAACATTTGAGACCTATTAAATTTTACTGGTTAAAATCAAGTTATTTACATTTTCAATGTATGGAATTAGAGGTTCCCAATAACTGTACCATAGGTGAATTTCTAGACAAGGTCCAACAAAAGTTGCAGTTTACAGATGAGGATCggaaaaatatattattgtgGACTAATCATAATTCTCAGTTTCAAAATGTCCTCGCTGAAGACAATACCTTTAAGAATCTAGGAAAAACATCTTTACTATTTGGAAGGgttttgaaagaagaggTTGATCTGATCAAGGGACTAAATGATCCAGCCAACTCCATGGATTCCGGAAttgataatgaaattgatttgGTATCTGACTCAAATCATCAGAGACCTGTAGTTAATGGGAAGTTAATCATTGTTGGCCAGTATTTCAAAGATCCACAAAATAAGCAtggtatttctttcttatttaACCTGGTACCTGGAGAAAATTTTATACAGACAAGAGAGCGACTACATCAAAAATTTGGACTTGGTCAAAGAGAATTTGCGAAAGTTAAGATGgtcatttctttgaatacCTCAGACGGTACCGTAACAAAATCTCTGCAGAACTACACTGACGAAGAGTTGTCAAGgatttatttatttgacATTATGAACAATTTAGACTATATCTATTTTGATCATCCCGATAGATTAAAGTCCCATAATTCCAGTGATAGGCCGATGGTTATAAAAAGCTAA
- the SCW10 gene encoding putative family 17 glucosidase (CAGL0M13805g~65 kDa mannoprotein), with protein sequence MQFSKIITALSIAGAVIAAPANVHHEHKNKRDVVTKTVHNQVTVTAGAPPAVNTGLLKEDAVLGSSNEASAPVASSQAPAQQAAAPQSEAASPAPASSSQAAASSSAPKSSGSSSSFSGSAKGITYSPYNADGSCRSASDVASDLAKLSSYSMIRLYGVDCNQVENVFKAKAAGQKLFLGIFFVDQIQAGVDTMKAAVESYGSWDDVYTVSIGNELVNGGQATPDQVGQYVATGRSALKAAGYSGPVVSVDTFIAVINNPALCQYSDYMAVNAHAYFDQNTVAEDAGTWLVQQIQRVWTACDGKKDVLITESGWPSQGETLGVAVASKQNQEAAIASIEKACGDDTILFTAFNDYWKADGPYNCEKYWGIY encoded by the coding sequence ATGCAATTTTCCAAGATCATCACTGCCCTATCCATTGCAGGTGCAGTTATTGCAGCTCCTGCTAATGTTCACCATGAACATAAGAACAAACGTGATGTTGTCACTAAGACTGTTCACAATCAAGTCACTGTTACCGCTGGCGCCCCACCAGCCGTCAACACCGGCTTGCTAAAGGAAGATGCTGTCCTAGGTTCTTCTAATGAGGCTAGTGCTCCAGTTGCCAGCTCTCAAGCACCAGCTCAGCAAGCTGCTGCCCCACAATCTGAAGCTGCTTCCCCAGCcccagcttcttcttcccaAGCTGCAGCTTCTAGCAGCGCACCAAAATCTTCTGGATCTTCTTCCAGTTTCAGTGGTTCTGCTAAGGGTATCACCTACTCTCCTTACAACGCCGACGGTTCTTGTAGATCTGCCTCTGATGTCGCTTCCGACCTTGCCAAGTTGTCTTCCTACTCCATGATTAGACTATACGGTGTCGACTGTAACCAAGTCGAAAATGTGTTCAAGGCAAAGGCCGCTGGCCAAAAGCTTTTCTTGGGTATCTTCTTTGTTGACCAAATTCAAGCAGGTGTCGATACCATGAAGGCTGCTGTTGAATCTTATGGTTCTTGGGATGATGTTTACACTGTTTCTATTGGTAATGAATTGGTTAACGGCGGTCAAGCTACCCCAGACCAAGTTGGCCAATACGTCGCTACCGGTAGATCTGCTTTGAAGGCAGCTGGCTACAGTGGTCCCGTCGTTTCTGTTGATACTTTTATCGCTGTTATCAACAATCCTGCTTTGTGTCAATACTCTGACTACATGGCTGTTAATGCTCATGCTTACTTTGACCAAAACACTGTTGCCGAAGATGCCGGTACCTGGTTGGTTCAACAAATCCAAAGAGTCTGGACTGCTTGTGACGGTAAGAAAGATGTTTTGATTACCGAATCCGGCTGGCCATCTCAAGGTGAAACTCTTGGTGTCGCTGTTGCTTCCAAGCAAAACCAGGAAGCAGCTATTGCCTCCATTGAAAAGGCCTGTGGTGATGACACCATTCTTTTCACTGCCTTCAACGATTACTGGAAGGCTGATGGCCCTTACAACTGTGAAAAGTACTGGGGTATCTATTAA
- the FKS3 gene encoding putative 1,3-beta-D-glucan synthase (CAGL0M13827g~Putative 1,3-beta-d-glucan synthase component), whose translation MHIDGSEKEPLQDEEGDMKSNEDDIVDVSLDSTTDGIMKERADGNFYNDSDVRYIQKAYSQKEIETLLGIDYPSWSLESELPLTSDEILEIFDSLTHKFGFQESSKINIYHLFMSQLDSRASRTTPLSALISLHVSYIGGEHANYRKWYFAAQLDLDEEIGFQNMKLHGRARKRNSKLAKKRGVSIKEQISQWRQREQEFVNSYPKITFDHSQLKDATNLTAANYRWKLKMKDLTPKQMVRQVALYLLCWGEANQLRFAPECLCYIFKCAMDYDTSETIGSEENTRFIPCYLDDVISPLYYFIRDQLFEKKQESLKWIRKSLDHNDIIGYDDINQLFWYPEGIERIVLKDGQRLVDIPMQKRYLFLKDVVWSKAFYKTYIEKRSWMHCITNFNRFWIIHLAPFWFFTSFNSPTLYTKNYIQLLDNQPTMQARLSVMAFGGSITCLIQIFATIFEWQFVPRTWPGAQHLTKRFIGLILCLLINFGPSIYIFGFFDLNVHSKSACILSICQLIIAVFTTFFFAIRPLGGLFGTYFNKSKNKRRYISSQTFTASFPKLSGRSRLFSCGLWIFVFIAKYVESYFFLTLSLKDPIRALSILDLSRCRGDFLLGRSLCRWQSKITLLLILLSDLTLFFLDTYLWYIICNCVFSIVLSFSLGVSTLTPWKNIYSRLPKRIYSKILATSEMDIKYKPKILISQIWNAIIISMYREHLLSVEHVQKLIFQQVDSMMLDIRTLRSPTFFIAQDDSTFKSLDFFPSNSEAKRRISFFAQSLSTPLLDPVPVECMPTFTVLIPHYTEKILLGLREIIREESQSSKITVLEYLKYLHPEEWDCFVKDTKILSAEKKADQYHTVDESSNTILNKKEQQNQMFSSFESVGSISTERDLLNEQMKDMPYRCFGFCSSENIYTIRTRIWASLRSQTLYRTITGFMNYSKAIKLLYRIENPSMVALYGDNVPLLENDIESMSNRKFKMIVAMQRYLNFDENEREGVELLLKAFPYLCISFLEAHKEGDDKDLTYYSCLTNGNAPIDPKTNFRTPIYRIKLSGNPILGDGKSDNQNHSIIFYRGEYIQVIDANQDNYLEECLKIRSILREFEEYSINTVIPYIPGIDYAEEPAPVAIVGAREYIFSENIGVLGDIAAGKEQTFGTLFARTLAEIGGKLHYGHPDFINAIFMTTRGGLSKAQKGLHLNEDIYAGMIAICRGGKIKHSDYVQCGKGRDLGFNSILNFTTKIGAGMGEQLLSREYYYLGTQLPMDRFLSFFYAHPGFHLNNLFISLSLHLFFMLLINLGSLNHETILCHYDRNKSITSLQIPIGCYNLTPALHWISIFVFSIFIVFFIAFAPLFVQELLEKGIWKSILRILHHLLSMAPLFEVFVCQIYSNSILSNLTFGGAKYISTGRGLAITRISFPTLYSRFAIISIYSGIQIFLMLVFASASMWQPALLWFWISVVSLCFAPVLFNPHQFSFMEFFIDYRNFYIWLATGNSKYVKESWATFTKSSRSRFTGFKRKTINDISEGEMVYSTKTRVLNVFFSELFCILFVLVFDFTAYTFMNAQTGVKRVRPSNSVMRLVVVTILPILLNMVILFGQGILSVFIFPVISCCSAAIGNQVSFVTHLISVIIYAVDFELMWFLEGWNFPRTLILLITAINLHIFLFRLVTIILVTKEHKANKTNIAWWTGKWYNTGFGWSIITQPFREYIIKVMEMSYFAGDFVLGHFILFLQAPIILIPFIDYWHSMTLFWLRPTNLIRGRRIFGRKQSRRRRNTVIRYFFFYFLTLAIFIGILLTPYFAHKFDIQADDLLIGTILDGIIQPNNQNNNDTGARAPPNIMRSTPKAKPVKTVS comes from the coding sequence ATGCATATTGATGGTAGTGAAAAGGAGCCCCTTCAAGATGAGGAGGGAGATATGAAGTCCAATGAAGACGACATAGTAGATGTTTCTTTGGATTCAACTACTGACGGGATCATGAAAGAAAGAGCGGATGGAAATTTCTATAATGATAGTGATGTTAGATATATTCAGAAAGCGTATAGCCAAAAGGAAATCGAAACTCTTTTGGGAATAGATTATCCTTCTTGGTCGTTGGAATCAGAGTTACCATTGACTTCAGATGAAATCTTAGAAATATTTGACTCACTAACTCATAAATTTGgatttcaagaaagttcgaaaattaatatatatcatttgttCATGTCTCAATTGGACTCTAGGGCGTCCCGTACCACTCCACTTAGTGCACTTATATCTTTACACGTTTCATACATTGGTGGTGAGCATGCCAACTACAGAAAATGGTATTTTGCCGCTCAGCTGGatcttgatgaagaaatcgGTTTCCAAAACATGAAATTGCATGGGAGAGCACGTAAACGTAACTCAAAATTGGCAAAAAAGAGAGGAGTATCAATAAAAGAACAAATTTCTCAATGGCGCCAAAGAGAACAAGAATTTGTTAATTCTTACCCAAAAATTACTTTTGATCATAGTCAATTGAAAGACGCCACTAACCTTACAGCAGCAAATTATCGAtggaaattgaaaatgaaagacCTAACCCCAAAACAAATGGTTAGGCAGGTTgcattatatttgttatGTTGGGGTGAAGCAAATCAGTTACGATTTGCACCTGAATGTCTCTGTTACATCTTCAAATGTGCAATGGATTACGATACTTCTGAAACTATCGGAAGCGAAGAAAATACTAGATTTATACCATGCTATTTAGACGACGTCATCTCACcactttattattttattcgTGATCAGCTGTTTGAAAAGAAGCAAGAATCCTTAAAATGGATCAGGAAATCGCTAGATCACAACGATATTATCGGTTATGATGACATCAATCAGCTTTTTTGGTATCCTGAAggaattgaaagaataGTATTGAAAGATGGGCAGAGATTAGTCGACATCCCAATGCAAAAACgatatctttttttaaaaGACGTTGTTTGGTCAAAGGCTTTTTATAAGACGTAcattgaaaagagaagCTGGATGCATTGTATCACGAATTTTAATAGATTTTGGATCATTCATCTTGCTCCCTTTTGGTTTTTTACATCTTTTAATTCTCCAACACTGTATACTAAAAATTACATTCAACTACTTGATAACCAGCCAACGATGCAAGCACGATTATCGGTCATGGCATTTGGTGGGAGTATCACATGCTTGATTCAAATCTTTGCtacaatttttgaatgGCAATTTGTACCGAGAACATGGCCTGGAGCCCAGCACTTAACAAAAAGATTTATTGGTTTGATATTATGTTTGTTAATTAATTTCGGACCATCAATTTACATATTCGGATTTTTTGACCTCAATGTTCACTCGAAATCTGCATGTATTCTTTCGATTTGCCAATTGATAATAGCAGTTTTTActacttttttttttgccattCGACCTCTAGGCGGATTATTTGGAAcatattttaataaatcaaaaaacaaaagaagatacATCTCTTCTCAGACATTTACAGCATCATTTCCTAAATTAAGTGGAAGAAGCAGATTATTCTCATGTGGTCTATGGATATTCGTATTCATTGCAAAATATGTTGAAtcttacttttttttaacgTTATCGTTGAAGGATCCCATTAGAGctttatcaatattagaTCTGTCTAGATGCAGGGGTGACTTCCTATTGGGGAGGAGCTTGTGTCGTTGGCAATCGAAAATTACATTACTGCTAATACTGTTGTCGGATCTGACACTATTCTTTTTGGATACGTACCTGTGGTATATTATTTGTAACTGCGTATTCTCTATCGTCCTATCATTTTCTCTTGGTGTTTCAACATTAACCCCATGgaagaatatatattccaGACTACCAAAAAGAatttattcaaaaatattagcaACATCCGAGATGGACATAAAATATAAGccaaaaattttaatatcACAAATATGGAATGCTATTATCATCTCTATGTATCGAGAACATTTATTATCAGTGGAGCATGTCCAAAAGCTGATATTTCAGCAAGTAGACTCAATGATGCTTGATATTAGAACTTTGAGGTCGCCTACCTTTTTCATAGCACAAGATGATTCGACCTTCAAATCGCTTGATTTCTTTCCATCAAACTCTGAGGCAAAAAGGAgaatatctttttttgctCAATCACTGTCGACCCCATTATTGGATCCTGTCCCTGTTGAATGCATGCCAACTTTTACTGTACTCATACCACATTACACAGAAAAAATTCTACTAGGCTTACGTGAAATAATTAGGGAAGAATCACAAAGCAGTAAAATCACAGTATTGGAATATCTAAAATACCTTCATCCCGAAGAATGGGATTGCTTTGTTAAAGATACAAAAATTCTTAGCGCTGAGAAAAAAGCAGACCAGTATCATACGGTGGATGAAAGCAGCAATACGatattaaacaaaaaagaacagCAGAATCAGATGTTTTCGTCATTTGAATCCGTAGGTAGTATATCAACGGAAAGGGACCTATTGAATGAGCAGATGAAAGATATGCCTTATCGTTGCTTTGGATTTTGTTCCtcagaaaatatatatacaatacGAACCAGAATATGGGCATCATTGAGATCACAAACTCTTTACAGGACAATAACAGGATTTATGAACTATTCAAAAGCAATCAAATTGCTCTATCGAATTGAGAATCCATCAATGGTAGCATTATATGGTGATAACGTTCCATTATTGGAAAATGATATAGAGAGTATGTCAAAcagaaaattcaaaatgatAGTAGCAATGCAAAGATATTTAAACTTCGATGAAAACGAAAGAGAGGGTGTTGAGTTGTTATTGAAAGCATTTCCTTATTTATGTATATCTTTCCTAGAAGCACATAAAGAGGGTGATGACAAAGATTTGACATATTACTCCTGCTTGACAAATGGAAATGCACCAATTGATCCCAAAACAAATTTTCGAACACCTATTTACCGAATTAAGTTGTCTGGCAATCCAATTTTAGGGGATGGAAAGTCTGACAATCAAAATCACTCTATCATTTTTTATCGTGGTGAATACATTCAGGTTATCGACGCAAATCAAGACAATTACCTAGAGGAGTGTTTAAAGATAAGGTCCATACTGAGAGAATTTGAAGAGTATTCCATAAATACCGTTATTCCCTATATTCCAGGTATTGATTATGCAGAGGAACCTGCTCCTGTGGCTATTGTAGGGGCTCGTGAGTACATATTTTCTGAGAATATCGGTGTTCTTGGTGATATAGCCGCTGGAAAAGAGCAAACATTTGGTACGTTATTTGCAAGGACATTGGCTGAAATAGGTGGTAAATTGCATTATGGCCATCCCGACTTCATAAATGCAATTTTCATGACTACTAGAGGAGGGCTTTCAAAGGCCCAAAAGGGGCTTCACCTTAACGAGGACATATATGCAGGTATGATCGCTATTTGTCGAGGaggaaaaataaaacataGTGATTATGTTCAATGCGGAAAAGGTAGAGACCTAGGTTTTAATTCAATACTAAATTTTACTACTAAAATAGGAGCTGGTATGGGAGAGCAATTGCTTTCTAGAGAGTATTATTATTTGGGTACACAACTTCCTATGGATAGATTTCTGTCCTTCTTTTATGCTCACCCAGGATTTCATTTGAataatcttttcatttcattgtCGCTGCATCTTTTTTTCATGTTACTCATCAATCTGGGATCTTTGAATCATGAAACGATATTATGTCATTATGATAGAAACAAATCTATCACAAGCCTGCAAATCCCAATTGGATGTTATAACTTAACTCCGGCACTGCACTGGATCtcaatttttgtattttccATATTTATTGTATTCTTTATTGCATTTGCTCCATTATTTGTGCAGGAATTATTGGAGAAAGGGATTTGGAAATCGATATTGAGGATATTACATCACTTACTGTCGATGGCACCGTTGTTTGAGGTGTTTGTATGTCAGATTTATTCTAActcaatattatcaaatttgaCATTTGGTGGTGCCAAATACATCTCTACTGGGAGAGGACTGGCGATAACTCGAATAAGTTTCCCAACATTGTATTCGCGTTTCGCAATAATTTCGATTTATTCAGGaatacaaatatttcttaTGTTGGTCTTCGCATCTGCATCAATGTGGCAACCTGCATTACTATGGTTTTGGATATCTGTTGTTTCTTTATGTTTTGCACCTGTGTTATTCAATCCTCATCAATTTTCCTTCATGGAATTCTTCATTGATTATCGAAACTTTTATATATGGTTAGCAACTGGGAATTCGAAGTATGTGAAAGAATCATGGGCAACATTTACAAAGAGTTCACGATCACGGTTCACTGGATTTAAGCggaaaacaataaatgATATATCGGAAGGTGAGATGGTATATTCGACAAAAACAAGAGTTTTGaatgttttcttttcggagttgttttgtattttgtttGTCCTGGTATTTGATTTTACAGCTTATACCTTTATGAACGCTCAGACTGGAGTTAAAAGAGTAAGGCCTTCTAATTCGGTGATGAGATTAGTTGTCGTTACTATATTACCAATCCTGTTGAATATGGTAATATTATTCGGGCAAGGTATTTTAtctgtttttattttccctGTGATATCTTGTTGTTCGGCAGCAATAGGTAATCAAGTATCGTTTGTGACACACCTAATTTCTGTTATCATATACGCCGTTGACTTTGAGCTGATGTGGTTTTTGGAAGGTTGGAACTTTCCTCGAACACTCATTTTGTTAATTACAGCCATAAACCTAcacatttttttatttcgTTTGGTCACCATTATATTGGTCACAAAGGAACATAAAGCgaataaaacaaatataGCCTGGTGGACTGGAAAATGGTATAATACCGGTTTTGGATGGTCAATTATAACTCAGCCCTTTCGGGAATATATTATCAAGGTGATGGAAATGAGCTATTTTGCCGGTGACTTTGTATTAGGACATTTTATACTGTTCTTACAAGCTCCGATAATATTAATTCCCTTCATTGACTATTGGCATTCAATGACATTGTTCTGGTTACGACCTACAAACTTAATTAGAGGGAGGAGGATATTTGGAAGAAAGCAATCTCGACGTAGAAGGAATACTGTTATAagatattttttcttttactTTCTCACATTAGCGATTTTTATTGGTATCTTACTAACTCCATATTTTGCTCATAAATTTGATATCCAAGCAGATGATTTGTTGATAGGAACTATTCTTGACGGTATAATTCAGCCAAATaatcaaaacaataatGACACTGGAGCAAGAGCACCACCAAACATTATGAGGAGTACGCCTAAAGCGAAACCTGTTAAAACTGTTTCCTAA